One window of Rhodothermales bacterium genomic DNA carries:
- the guaB gene encoding IMP dehydrogenase produces the protein MQDKIRGEGLTYDDVLLVPARSSVMPRQVSTSSRLTRNIHLNIPLVSAAMDTVTESDLAIALAREGGVGVLHKNMSIERQASEVRRVKRSESGMILDPITSAPDDTVADARAQMARYSIGGIPVVDQDGQLVGIVTNRDLRFQMDGSALLRDVMTPAPLVTAPVGTTLDEAEALLQEHKIEKLPVVDDAGRLAGLITFKDIQKKKQFPHACKDAHGRLRVGAAVGITVDILDRVEALVAAGVDFVTIDTAHGHSDGVLNAVRTVKRAYPELEVVAGNVATAQGTADLIDAGADGVKVGIGPGSICTTRVVAGVGVPQLSAVMECAAVASAADVPIIADGGIKVTGDIPKAIAAGAECVMIGGLFARVEESPGETILLEGRKFKSYRGMGSLGAMEAGSKDRYFQDVEDDIKKLVPEGIEGRVPYSGTLREVAYQMVGGLRAAMGYCGCATVTQLREQAQFVRITASGVVESHPHNVQITKEAPNYASRR, from the coding sequence ATGCAGGACAAGATCCGCGGCGAGGGCCTCACCTATGATGACGTGCTGCTGGTGCCGGCACGCTCATCCGTGATGCCCCGTCAGGTGTCGACCTCAAGTCGTCTGACCCGCAACATCCATCTGAACATCCCGCTGGTTTCGGCGGCCATGGACACGGTGACCGAGTCCGATCTGGCCATTGCGCTGGCCCGAGAGGGTGGCGTGGGTGTGCTGCACAAGAACATGAGCATCGAGCGCCAGGCGTCGGAGGTGCGCAGGGTCAAGCGGTCGGAAAGCGGCATGATCCTCGACCCGATCACGAGCGCGCCGGACGACACGGTGGCCGATGCCCGGGCCCAGATGGCCCGATACTCGATTGGTGGAATCCCGGTGGTGGACCAGGACGGGCAGCTGGTCGGTATCGTGACAAACCGCGATCTGCGGTTTCAGATGGACGGCTCGGCGCTTCTGCGGGACGTCATGACACCCGCACCGCTGGTGACCGCGCCGGTTGGCACCACGCTGGATGAGGCAGAGGCACTGCTGCAGGAGCACAAGATCGAAAAGCTGCCTGTCGTTGACGATGCGGGCCGATTGGCCGGCCTCATCACCTTCAAGGACATTCAGAAAAAGAAGCAGTTTCCGCACGCCTGCAAGGACGCCCACGGCAGACTGCGTGTGGGCGCGGCGGTCGGCATTACGGTCGACATCCTGGACCGCGTCGAAGCCCTGGTAGCCGCCGGGGTCGACTTCGTCACCATCGACACCGCGCATGGACACTCCGACGGTGTGCTCAATGCGGTGCGTACTGTCAAACGCGCGTACCCGGAACTCGAAGTCGTTGCAGGAAACGTGGCTACGGCACAGGGCACTGCGGATCTGATCGATGCGGGGGCCGACGGCGTCAAAGTGGGCATCGGTCCGGGGTCGATCTGCACGACACGCGTCGTCGCCGGAGTCGGCGTGCCCCAGCTCAGCGCCGTGATGGAATGCGCGGCCGTGGCGAGTGCTGCGGATGTGCCGATAATCGCGGATGGTGGGATCAAGGTCACCGGCGACATTCCGAAGGCCATTGCCGCTGGAGCCGAGTGTGTGATGATCGGTGGCCTGTTCGCACGGGTGGAGGAAAGCCCCGGCGAAACCATTCTGCTCGAGGGCCGCAAGTTCAAGAGCTACCGCGGCATGGGTTCACTTGGCGCCATGGAGGCCGGCAGCAAGGACCGCTATTTCCAGGATGTGGAAGACGACATCAAGAAACTGGTACCCGAGGGCATCGAAGGGCGCGTACCATACTCCGGCACACTCCGGGAAGTAGCCTATCAGATGGTCGGCGGCCTGCGCGCGGCTATGGGGTACTGCGGCTGCGCGACAGTTACGCAACTGCGCGAACAGGCGCAATTTGTGCGCATCACCGCCTCAGGGGTTGTGGAATCGCATCCGCACAACGTGCAGATCACCAAGGAAGCCCCCAACTACGCGTCGCGCCGGTAG
- a CDS encoding rRNA pseudouridine synthase encodes MKRPSRVRKRGGRGRPRRNDAPKPAEEARFPMRLNRFIARSGVCSRREADALIQEGRVKVDGVPTTDFSTKINQGQKVEVNGKVITPAAGEYLLLNKPGDTITTKSDEKGRRTVIDLIDLADEQKAALFPVGRLDRATLGVLLLTSDGQLAHRLMHPSFEVEKLYRVRCSKAVSPEDLGRLTAGIELEDGKAQADHATYTNPADSHEVGVSMHSGRNRIVRRMFEALGHEVKELERIRYAGLTTAGLRRGKWRRLTEKEVARLYRAVKMKR; translated from the coding sequence ATGAAGCGACCCTCCCGTGTCCGCAAGCGCGGGGGGCGCGGCAGGCCGAGGCGCAACGACGCACCCAAACCGGCCGAGGAAGCACGCTTCCCCATGCGACTGAACCGCTTTATCGCGCGCTCTGGAGTGTGCTCCCGGCGTGAGGCGGACGCGCTGATTCAGGAAGGCCGCGTTAAGGTGGACGGCGTCCCGACTACCGACTTCTCGACCAAGATCAACCAGGGGCAAAAGGTTGAGGTCAACGGAAAGGTGATCACGCCCGCGGCCGGGGAGTACCTGCTGCTCAACAAGCCCGGCGACACCATCACCACCAAGAGTGACGAGAAGGGTCGCCGCACGGTCATCGATCTCATAGATCTCGCCGATGAGCAAAAAGCTGCGCTGTTTCCGGTCGGCCGTCTTGATCGCGCCACCCTGGGGGTCCTGCTGCTCACCTCGGATGGGCAACTGGCCCATCGCCTGATGCATCCTTCCTTTGAGGTGGAGAAGCTGTATCGAGTGCGCTGCAGCAAGGCCGTATCGCCCGAAGACCTCGGCAGACTTACCGCCGGGATCGAGCTGGAAGACGGCAAGGCCCAGGCCGATCATGCCACGTACACCAATCCCGCAGACTCCCACGAAGTCGGCGTCTCCATGCATTCCGGACGCAACCGGATCGTCAGGAGGATGTTTGAGGCCCTGGGACATGAAGTGAAGGAGCTCGAGCGGATTCGGTACGCCGGTCTCACGACAGCGGGATTGCGCCGCGGGAAGTGGCGCAGGCTGACGGAGAAAGAGGTGGCCAGACTCTACCGGGCTGTCAAAATGAAGCGTTGA
- the scpB gene encoding SMC-Scp complex subunit ScpB, translating into MSEQISDESWGGAGSNRLEQVVEALAFAAEHPVSAIRIAEIFGEVTGQDRPSEHEVTHAVETLNERYGEQDRPLRIQAWGGGFRMATIPEVAPYIKELFDEQKQRRLTRSLLETLAILAYRQPATKPEIEFVRGVDCGYALRRLMELSIIDVVGRSESVGHPLLYGTTPRFLELFGLNSVDDLPNLREIETILDDPAFHKERALLLMKNGLSELRPGGDGAPASDAVEGMAGSDTAPEDTVDAADTPGVSGDSGPEGPETT; encoded by the coding sequence GTGAGCGAGCAGATTTCAGATGAGAGTTGGGGAGGAGCCGGCAGCAACCGCCTGGAACAGGTGGTCGAGGCGCTGGCCTTCGCCGCCGAGCATCCCGTCTCCGCCATCCGCATCGCCGAGATCTTTGGTGAGGTGACGGGCCAGGACCGCCCCTCCGAGCACGAAGTGACGCATGCCGTGGAAACGCTCAACGAGCGTTACGGCGAGCAGGACCGGCCGCTTCGAATTCAGGCGTGGGGCGGCGGCTTTCGCATGGCGACGATCCCGGAAGTCGCGCCCTACATCAAGGAATTGTTCGACGAGCAGAAGCAGCGCCGGCTGACCCGATCGTTGCTTGAGACGCTTGCGATCCTTGCCTACCGCCAGCCGGCGACCAAGCCGGAGATCGAGTTTGTCCGTGGGGTCGACTGCGGGTACGCCCTGCGAAGGTTGATGGAGCTCAGCATCATAGATGTCGTCGGCCGTTCTGAATCGGTCGGGCATCCGCTGCTGTACGGAACGACCCCCCGGTTTCTGGAGCTGTTCGGGCTGAATTCGGTCGATGACCTCCCGAATCTCCGCGAGATCGAGACCATTCTGGACGACCCCGCCTTCCACAAGGAGCGTGCGCTGCTCCTCATGAAGAACGGCCTGTCTGAGCTGCGTCCCGGTGGGGATGGTGCTCCGGCGAGCGATGCGGTTGAGGGCATGGCAGGCTCCGACACCGCCCCGGAAGACACGGTCGACGCTGCCGACACACCTGGAGTCAGCGGAGACAGCGGCCCGGAGGGCCCCGAGACGACATGA
- a CDS encoding segregation/condensation protein A produces MYEIRLQQFEGPLDLLLFFIRRDELDIYDIPIASIADEFLEYVRVLEQVDLDGVGDFLYMAALLINIKTRMLLPSQEVDEDGEPIDPRQELVERLLEYMRFKEASEILAAAHDRRQEQFTRGMPVEIREEGEPEPDPVADATVFDLVQALRRVLTEAEEDGVFHEVEAEGWSLEGQQEFLEERLRTGGRHSFVELARGRPRGFIIATFLAILEMARNGLVALFVERSALDFYLAAPETEATGDVTAS; encoded by the coding sequence ATGTACGAAATCCGTCTCCAGCAATTTGAAGGGCCGCTGGACCTGCTGCTCTTCTTCATTCGCCGGGACGAACTCGACATCTATGACATCCCGATAGCCTCGATCGCGGACGAGTTCCTTGAGTACGTGCGTGTGCTCGAGCAGGTGGACCTGGATGGGGTAGGGGACTTCCTCTACATGGCCGCGCTGCTGATCAACATCAAGACGCGCATGCTCCTGCCCAGCCAGGAGGTGGATGAGGACGGCGAGCCCATCGACCCGCGCCAGGAGCTCGTTGAGCGCCTGCTGGAATACATGCGCTTCAAGGAGGCGTCCGAGATCCTGGCGGCCGCTCACGACCGCCGTCAGGAGCAGTTCACTCGGGGCATGCCGGTCGAAATCCGCGAGGAGGGCGAGCCTGAACCGGATCCGGTGGCCGACGCCACGGTGTTTGACCTCGTGCAGGCCCTGCGTCGGGTGCTTACGGAGGCGGAAGAGGACGGTGTCTTCCATGAGGTCGAAGCCGAGGGTTGGTCCCTCGAGGGGCAGCAGGAATTCCTGGAGGAGCGGCTCAGGACCGGCGGCCGACACTCTTTTGTAGAGCTTGCTCGTGGCCGTCCACGCGGGTTTATCATTGCCACCTTCCTGGCGATCCTGGAAATGGCCCGAAATGGCCTTGTTGCACTCTTCGTGGAGCGGTCAGCGCTGGATTTCTACCTTGCAGCACCCGAAACGGAGGCAACCGGAGACGTGACCGCGTCGTGA
- a CDS encoding NAD-dependent epimerase/dehydratase family protein: MAVILVTGGAGFIGSHIADALVGRGHDVHILDDLSSGIRDNVPAAATLHVHDVRSQEAAALFEEHRFEVLVHHAAQMDVRRSVADPRFDADVNLGGLLNLMEAGRQHGLKKVVFASTGGAIYGEPEYTPQDEAHPLNPLSPYGIAKLSSEKYLYFYEQEYGISWVALRYGNVYGPRQNPHGEAGVVAIFCERLLQDKPTVINGDGKQTRDYVFVRDVVAANMAAMEHEGSGVFNVGTGVETDVNELFRTLRDLVDPAIPENHGPAKPGEQRRSVLSYGRTADQLGWAPTVSVKEGLAATMAFFRQRLEAVGS, translated from the coding sequence ATGGCAGTCATCCTGGTTACCGGCGGAGCCGGCTTTATTGGTTCTCACATTGCCGATGCGCTGGTCGGCCGCGGACATGATGTGCATATCCTGGACGATCTCTCGTCCGGGATCCGGGATAACGTTCCTGCGGCCGCGACCCTGCACGTACACGATGTGCGCTCCCAGGAGGCGGCTGCGTTGTTCGAGGAGCACCGCTTTGAAGTGCTGGTGCACCATGCGGCACAGATGGATGTGCGACGCTCGGTGGCCGACCCACGATTCGACGCCGACGTGAACCTGGGCGGTCTGCTCAACCTGATGGAAGCCGGGCGGCAACACGGCCTGAAGAAGGTGGTGTTTGCGTCCACGGGAGGCGCGATCTACGGCGAACCCGAGTATACACCACAGGATGAGGCGCATCCGCTCAACCCGTTGTCTCCTTATGGGATAGCCAAGCTGTCTTCGGAGAAGTATCTGTACTTCTACGAGCAGGAATACGGCATCTCATGGGTAGCGCTCCGCTACGGGAACGTGTATGGGCCGAGGCAGAATCCGCACGGGGAAGCGGGCGTGGTTGCCATATTCTGCGAGCGCCTCTTGCAGGACAAGCCGACCGTCATCAATGGCGACGGCAAGCAGACCCGGGATTATGTCTTTGTGCGGGATGTAGTGGCCGCGAACATGGCGGCCATGGAGCACGAGGGTTCGGGCGTCTTCAATGTGGGGACTGGAGTGGAGACGGATGTGAATGAACTCTTTCGCACGCTTCGAGACCTCGTGGACCCGGCCATCCCCGAAAATCATGGACCGGCCAAGCCCGGAGAGCAGCGACGCAGCGTGCTGAGCTACGGGCGCACGGCCGACCAGCTCGGGTGGGCGCCTACGGTCTCCGTCAAGGAAGGGCTTGCAGCCACCATGGCGTTTTTCCGGCAGCGTCTGGAAGCAGTCGGCTCCTGA
- a CDS encoding insulinase family protein has protein sequence MSNSFPQFEKTTLDSGVRIVTERIPSVRSISVGAWIYTGSRDEQPDESGISHFIEHMVFKGTEKRRTHQIAQRMESVGGYLNAFTAKEYTCYYARALDEHLARAIDTVCDLVIGPSFPEKELGKEKDVVVEEMRMYEDAPEELIFDRFESLLYPNHPMGRPVIGYEETVRGFTRDQLLGYVGRQYTPDRLVISVAGNAPHQRVVKLVQKALDNVAPGASSRGRMPILDAQAGHLTERRGIQQAHLVVGRRSFDVFDQRRVPLSVLNTIVGGGMSSRLNQNIRERYGYCYNIYSFTNLYSDTGEFGIYMGTDPGKVDRAQKLIFRELDKLAQAMVSDRMLKQAKSQVKGSIMLGLESMGSRMMRLGRQELYYGEYITLDEILEQVEAITREDVLAVAQELFRPEEYSSMTLLPEAA, from the coding sequence TTGAGCAACTCGTTCCCACAGTTTGAGAAGACGACGCTGGACAGCGGTGTCCGCATCGTAACCGAACGCATCCCTTCCGTGCGCTCGATTTCGGTCGGCGCATGGATCTATACGGGCTCGCGGGACGAGCAGCCTGATGAGAGCGGCATCTCCCACTTCATCGAACACATGGTGTTCAAGGGCACCGAAAAGCGCCGCACTCATCAGATCGCGCAGCGCATGGAGTCCGTCGGGGGGTACCTGAATGCGTTCACGGCCAAGGAGTACACCTGCTACTATGCGCGTGCCTTGGATGAGCACCTGGCGCGTGCCATAGACACGGTCTGCGACCTCGTCATCGGTCCCAGCTTTCCCGAGAAGGAGCTCGGAAAAGAGAAGGACGTCGTGGTTGAGGAGATGCGCATGTATGAGGATGCGCCGGAGGAGTTGATTTTCGACCGTTTCGAGTCTCTGCTGTATCCGAACCATCCCATGGGGCGCCCCGTCATTGGCTACGAGGAGACGGTCCGCGGCTTCACCCGGGATCAGCTTCTCGGGTACGTCGGGCGCCAGTACACACCCGACCGACTTGTGATCTCCGTGGCCGGCAACGCGCCCCATCAGCGCGTGGTCAAGCTGGTTCAGAAGGCCCTGGACAACGTAGCGCCCGGTGCTTCATCGCGTGGCCGAATGCCCATCCTCGACGCTCAGGCGGGACACCTAACCGAGCGCCGCGGCATTCAGCAGGCGCACCTGGTCGTCGGACGCCGGTCATTCGACGTATTCGATCAGCGTCGCGTGCCACTTTCGGTGCTGAATACCATCGTTGGCGGAGGCATGTCCAGCCGCCTGAACCAGAATATTCGCGAGCGCTACGGCTACTGCTACAATATCTACTCCTTCACCAACCTGTATTCCGATACGGGGGAGTTTGGCATCTACATGGGCACCGACCCCGGCAAGGTGGATCGCGCCCAGAAACTGATCTTCCGCGAACTGGACAAGCTCGCCCAGGCCATGGTCAGCGATCGCATGCTGAAACAGGCCAAGAGCCAGGTCAAGGGCAGCATCATGTTGGGCCTCGAGAGCATGGGTTCACGCATGATGCGGCTGGGACGCCAGGAGTTGTATTACGGCGAGTATATCACGCTCGACGAGATTCTTGAGCAGGTGGAAGCAATCACACGCGAGGACGTCCTGGCAGTCGCTCAGGAGCTATTCCGTCCGGAGGAGTATTCAAGCATGACCCTGTTACCTGAAGCAGCCTGA
- the pnp gene encoding polyribonucleotide nucleotidyltransferase, whose protein sequence is MNTVEEHISMANGITREVEFAPGKTLSLETGRLAKQAGGSVVARLGDTMVLCTATIASGVREGQSWFPLSVDYRERYSAAGKIPGGFFKREGRPTDKEVLSSRLIDRAIRPLFTDGFFNEVQVIATVLSADDEYDADVVAGVGCSAALMLSGAPFSGPIAEVRVGRVDGAFVVNPTLTELAEGDFNLVVAGKADAIVMVEGEMEEVGEDEMLEALDLAHAAIKELCKLQHELVAEKGDVTPFEFEPRQLPEGIVERVRSLAADDLSAHIRAPYDKSTFYGGIGDIKAGVVEKMLGSGDDASDATEEGWTASDIKEAVGEVEKAIMREMILDENRRIDGRKLDEVRDIWCDTSYLPRVHGSSVFTRGETQVLASVTLGTSKDVQPVDQIFDTNDKRFFLHYSFPPYSVGEVKFLRGPSRREVGHGMLAERALLPMLPDSEEFPYTIRLNCDVLESNGSSSMGSVCSGSMALMDAGVPMKKAVSGIAMGLIAEGDKAAILSDILGTEDHLGDMDFKVTGTRDGITACQMDIKIDGLSRELLSKALMQAKEGRLHILDVMDQTLAEPRPELSAYAPRLTQITIDASFIGAVIGPGGKIIQGIQRDTNTSVDISEEDGVGIVTVAATNEADAMAALEIIKGIVTVPEEGEIYEGTVRKVEGFGAIIEIMPGKEGLLHVSELDYGFVEKVEDYMQVGDKVKVQLIEVRPDGKLRFSRKPLIEKPEGWEEKPRERSNGRGRGGRGRDGGRGRGGRDGGRGRGGRDGGRGRGRDGDRRGGGDRDRDRGERQERRDDD, encoded by the coding sequence ATGAATACCGTAGAGGAACACATCTCCATGGCAAATGGAATCACGCGCGAGGTCGAATTCGCGCCGGGCAAGACCCTATCACTCGAAACCGGCCGTCTGGCTAAGCAGGCCGGAGGCTCAGTCGTCGCAAGACTGGGCGACACCATGGTGCTTTGCACCGCAACTATCGCCTCCGGCGTGCGCGAGGGCCAGAGCTGGTTCCCGCTCTCGGTGGACTACCGCGAGCGCTACTCCGCTGCCGGCAAGATCCCGGGCGGCTTCTTCAAGCGCGAAGGACGTCCCACCGACAAGGAAGTGCTGTCATCGCGGCTGATTGACCGGGCCATCCGCCCGCTCTTCACCGACGGCTTCTTCAACGAGGTTCAGGTGATCGCCACCGTGCTCTCGGCCGACGACGAGTACGATGCCGACGTCGTCGCGGGCGTCGGCTGCTCCGCAGCGCTCATGCTGTCTGGTGCCCCGTTCAGCGGACCAATCGCGGAAGTCCGCGTAGGCCGCGTTGACGGCGCATTCGTAGTCAACCCCACGCTCACCGAACTGGCGGAAGGCGACTTCAACCTGGTGGTAGCTGGCAAGGCCGATGCCATCGTGATGGTTGAAGGTGAAATGGAGGAAGTGGGTGAAGACGAGATGCTCGAGGCGCTCGATCTGGCTCACGCCGCCATCAAGGAGCTCTGCAAGCTCCAGCATGAGCTCGTCGCCGAGAAGGGTGATGTGACCCCGTTCGAGTTCGAGCCCCGCCAGCTGCCGGAAGGCATTGTGGAGCGCGTTCGCTCCCTGGCCGCGGACGATCTCTCCGCACACATCCGCGCTCCGTACGACAAATCCACGTTTTACGGCGGCATTGGCGACATCAAGGCCGGCGTGGTCGAGAAAATGCTCGGCAGCGGCGATGACGCTTCCGACGCCACCGAAGAGGGCTGGACGGCCTCCGACATCAAGGAAGCCGTCGGCGAGGTCGAGAAGGCCATCATGCGGGAGATGATTCTGGATGAGAATCGCCGCATCGACGGTCGCAAGCTCGACGAAGTACGCGACATCTGGTGCGATACCAGCTACCTGCCGCGCGTACACGGTTCCAGCGTCTTCACTCGCGGGGAGACGCAGGTGCTGGCGTCGGTGACCCTGGGCACGTCCAAAGACGTGCAGCCGGTCGATCAGATCTTCGACACCAACGACAAGCGCTTCTTCCTCCACTACAGCTTCCCGCCGTACTCGGTCGGTGAGGTCAAATTCCTGCGCGGCCCGAGCCGCCGCGAAGTCGGCCACGGCATGCTCGCAGAGCGGGCGCTGCTGCCCATGCTGCCGGATTCCGAGGAATTCCCGTACACCATCCGCCTGAACTGCGACGTTCTGGAGTCCAACGGCTCCTCGTCCATGGGCAGTGTGTGCTCCGGTTCCATGGCGCTCATGGATGCCGGTGTGCCGATGAAAAAGGCTGTCAGTGGTATTGCGATGGGCCTGATCGCCGAAGGCGACAAGGCGGCCATCCTCAGCGACATCCTCGGCACCGAGGACCACCTGGGAGACATGGACTTCAAGGTCACCGGTACCCGCGACGGTATCACGGCCTGTCAGATGGACATCAAGATCGACGGTCTTTCCCGTGAGCTGCTGTCCAAGGCACTGATGCAGGCCAAGGAAGGCCGCCTCCACATCCTGGATGTGATGGATCAGACGCTTGCCGAGCCGCGTCCGGAGCTGAGCGCCTATGCGCCGCGCCTGACGCAGATCACCATCGACGCGAGCTTCATCGGCGCGGTGATCGGCCCCGGCGGCAAGATCATCCAGGGCATCCAGCGCGACACCAACACCTCCGTGGATATCAGCGAGGAAGACGGTGTGGGCATCGTAACCGTGGCTGCCACGAACGAGGCCGACGCGATGGCTGCGCTCGAGATCATCAAGGGCATTGTAACGGTGCCTGAGGAAGGCGAGATCTACGAAGGCACGGTTCGTAAGGTGGAAGGCTTCGGCGCCATCATCGAGATCATGCCTGGCAAGGAAGGTCTGCTGCACGTCTCCGAACTCGACTACGGTTTTGTCGAGAAGGTGGAGGACTACATGCAGGTCGGCGACAAGGTGAAGGTGCAGCTGATCGAGGTTCGCCCCGACGGCAAACTGCGCTTCAGCCGCAAGCCGCTGATCGAGAAGCCTGAGGGCTGGGAAGAGAAGCCGCGCGAGCGCTCCAACGGACGCGGTCGAGGCGGTCGTGGACGCGACGGTGGTCGTGGGCGCGGCGGACGCGACGGTGGTCGTGGGCGCGGTGGACGCGACGGTGGTCGTGGACGTGGACGTGACGGCGACCGCCGTGGTGGCGGTGACCGCGATCGTGATCGCGGTGAGCGCCAGGAGCGTCGCGACGACGACTGA
- the rpsO gene encoding 30S ribosomal protein S15, with protein MITKERKGQLISRFGTDEKDTGKPEVQIAIFSSRINELTDHLKRHPKDHSTRRGLLKLVGKRRRLLNYLMANDIERYRSIIAELGIRK; from the coding sequence ATGATCACGAAAGAACGGAAAGGGCAGCTGATCTCCCGGTTTGGGACGGACGAGAAAGACACCGGCAAGCCGGAAGTCCAGATCGCAATCTTCAGCTCCCGTATCAACGAACTGACCGACCATCTCAAGCGGCACCCGAAGGATCACTCCACCCGCCGCGGCCTGTTGAAACTGGTCGGCAAGCGGCGTCGGCTGCTGAACTATCTGATGGCCAATGATATCGAGCGCTATCGCTCGATCATCGCTGAACTGGGCATCCGTAAGTAA
- a CDS encoding bifunctional riboflavin kinase/FAD synthetase: protein MRRAVVTIGTFDGVHRGHQAILRFLVERAEARGGVPVLLTFDPHPREIITGTPVPLLTTPQERAALVAGFGVKETVILPFDADMAAMSAEQFVEQILVDRLHADCVVIGYDHGFGKGRRGNEALLRTLGPEMGFDVEVIPAQEVDATVVSSTTVRKALMDDGDVAAAASMLGRPYRWRGLVVEGDRRGRTIGFPTANLDPTAPRKIVPRDGVYVVTAQLGERRIGGMMNIGTRPTFDGLARRQEVHLLDFEGDLYGSVLSVEFRERLRDERRFDGIESLVQQLNADEARCRDLLKGIL from the coding sequence ATGCGTAGGGCCGTCGTCACCATCGGCACGTTCGACGGTGTGCATCGAGGGCACCAGGCCATCCTGCGCTTCCTGGTGGAACGCGCTGAGGCCCGTGGTGGCGTGCCCGTGCTTCTGACGTTTGACCCTCATCCGAGGGAGATCATAACCGGGACCCCGGTACCGCTGCTCACCACGCCGCAGGAGCGTGCAGCGCTCGTCGCCGGATTCGGCGTCAAGGAGACAGTCATCCTGCCCTTCGATGCCGACATGGCCGCGATGTCCGCAGAGCAGTTCGTTGAGCAGATTCTCGTCGACCGGCTGCACGCGGACTGCGTCGTTATAGGATACGACCACGGGTTCGGCAAAGGTCGTCGGGGCAACGAGGCGCTGCTGAGAACCCTGGGGCCCGAAATGGGCTTCGATGTGGAGGTCATCCCGGCCCAGGAGGTGGATGCCACAGTCGTGTCCTCTACGACCGTTCGCAAGGCCCTGATGGACGATGGGGATGTTGCCGCAGCAGCGAGTATGCTTGGTCGCCCATACCGCTGGCGTGGCCTTGTGGTGGAAGGGGATCGGCGCGGACGCACCATCGGCTTCCCCACGGCCAACCTGGATCCGACGGCACCACGCAAGATCGTGCCTCGGGATGGTGTCTACGTCGTAACGGCGCAGTTGGGCGAAAGGCGGATCGGTGGCATGATGAACATCGGCACCCGTCCCACCTTCGACGGCCTGGCGCGTCGGCAGGAAGTCCACCTGCTGGACTTCGAGGGTGATCTCTACGGCTCGGTACTCAGTGTGGAGTTCCGGGAAAGATTGCGAGACGAGCGGCGTTTCGACGGCATCGAGTCTCTTGTCCAGCAACTGAACGCGGACGAGGCGCGTTGCAGGGATTTGCTGAAAGGCATACTATAA
- the truB gene encoding tRNA pseudouridine(55) synthase TruB — protein MTNGQAAIRTEYPPVFGAGRLPESWDAAVLLIDKPKGMSSFGVVKAVRRRVPVRKVGHAGTLDPMATGLLITLVGRATKAQDRFMGQDKRYTGTIRLGQTTASYDAESPVEQSVDTSHLTDDIIRQAVLPFTGDIEQLPPAHSAIKVGGERLYKKARRGETVLLPPRHVRVDRFEVAPLQGSDVDFEIHCSKGTYIRSLAHDLGAALGVGAHLIALRRTAIGDQQVSDAWGFEALIDALETHA, from the coding sequence GTGACGAACGGTCAAGCCGCGATCAGGACTGAGTACCCTCCCGTCTTCGGAGCCGGCCGGCTTCCCGAATCGTGGGACGCCGCTGTGCTGCTCATCGACAAGCCCAAAGGCATGTCGTCCTTCGGCGTGGTCAAGGCCGTGCGCAGACGCGTGCCGGTTCGCAAGGTCGGCCATGCCGGCACGCTGGACCCCATGGCCACCGGGCTGCTGATCACCCTCGTGGGGCGAGCCACCAAGGCGCAGGACCGCTTCATGGGGCAGGACAAGAGGTACACCGGGACCATTCGCCTTGGTCAGACCACCGCATCGTACGATGCGGAAAGTCCCGTGGAGCAGTCGGTTGATACGAGCCACCTCACCGATGACATCATCCGGCAGGCGGTCTTGCCGTTCACGGGCGACATCGAACAACTGCCGCCGGCCCACTCCGCCATCAAGGTGGGGGGAGAACGGCTCTACAAGAAGGCGCGTCGGGGGGAGACGGTGCTCCTGCCGCCACGCCACGTGCGGGTCGACCGCTTCGAGGTCGCACCGCTTCAGGGCAGCGACGTGGACTTCGAGATCCACTGCTCCAAAGGCACCTACATCAGGTCTCTCGCGCACGACCTGGGTGCGGCCCTCGGCGTAGGAGCACATCTGATAGCACTCCGTCGCACCGCGATCGGAGACCAGCAGGTGAGCGATGCCTGGGGATTCGAGGCGCTCATCGATGCCCTGGAGACACATGCGTAG
- the rbfA gene encoding 30S ribosome-binding factor RbfA — MSIRTERVARLLQREIAALLLSDFSEQLQGMVTVTGTRVTKDLGIVYVYVSILGEKAEARQDLFHRLEELKPRVRGALAQRIRHQVRKIPDIRFFLDETLEQAQRIEDLFEQIRDERSSRDQD, encoded by the coding sequence ATGAGCATCAGAACTGAGCGGGTTGCACGTCTGCTGCAACGTGAGATTGCGGCGCTGCTCCTGTCGGACTTCTCGGAGCAGCTGCAGGGCATGGTCACGGTCACCGGTACCAGGGTCACCAAGGATCTGGGTATCGTGTACGTGTACGTGTCCATCCTTGGCGAAAAAGCAGAGGCCAGGCAAGACCTGTTTCATCGCCTCGAGGAGCTGAAACCGCGTGTTCGCGGCGCGCTGGCGCAGCGCATCCGGCATCAGGTGCGCAAGATTCCGGACATACGCTTCTTCCTCGACGAGACGCTCGAGCAGGCGCAGCGCATCGAAGACCTTTTCGAGCAGATCCGTGACGAACGGTCAAGCCGCGATCAGGACTGA